Below is a genomic region from Chitinophagales bacterium.
GCTGCGTGATCAGAATGCAGATCTGCAATATAGCCCGGGGGAAGACATTGCCTTTTCCGACTCTGCTATTGAGATTAAAGACAGCACCGGTTTTTATGCTCTGCTTCTGTTTAAACCTGCTGCAGAGCAACAGAAGCTGCTGGGTGCGCACGCTTCACAGCCCGGCAGGATTTCTATCGCTTTTGCGAAACCAATAAATCAGTTACAGGTGACACCACTTACTGTCAGGAAGGCAGATAGCGTTATTCAATACAATGCAGCAAGGGACACTGCTGTTTTTTTTCTGAATGATATTACATCAGACAGTATAACATTGCAGTTGAAGGATGGCGATTTTACAGATACCATTGCGGTGCGCATGAAACCCGTGAATGAAAAGGACAAAGTGCTGTTGCCGAAATTTACTATCACTTCAGCATTAAAAGGCGGGCGCAGCAGCCAGCAACAGGCACCGGATAAACCCATGCTGCTGCAGTTTTCAACGCCGGTAACGATGTTGATGCCGGGCAAAGTGCTGCTGCTGACCAATGATACTACCAAAGTCAGCACGCCGGCTGCAGCAAATCTGGTTGCCGATACGCTGACGCTCAGGAAACGAGGTGAGGTATATTTTCCCTTCAGCGAAAAAACAAGTTATACGCTGATGATTCCTGATTCTGCTTTCAGGGATGTGTATGGGCGGTTTAATGACAGCGTCTCCATCACATTCGTCACCTTCGAAAAATCAGCAACCGGTAACCTTTTGCTGAAGGTGACTACAGATTCTCTCCACACTTATTTTTATGAATTAAGCAACAGTTCCAGGGAGGTTGTGGCACGTGGCAAACTGAAGCACGGGCTCACGGAGCTGCAGTTTAATGCAATGCGCCCGGGAGATTATTCGCTGAAAGTGATTGAAGACATGAATGGCAACAACCGATGGGACACCGGCAGCTACTGGAAACACCTGCAACCGGAGAAAATTTATAACTATACAGATGACATCACCCTGCGAGCGAACTGGGACCTGGAAGTGGAGATGACGGTAGGCAGCATGCAGCACCTGAAGAGTAACAGGTAAGAATTTTTCCAATAAATTTTTCAGCTACGGAGCCTGTTAGTTTACAACCGGCTGCGGTAATATTGTCTATGGTTTCTGCGTAACAAATGCAGGAGCACTTTCACAAGCTATATGATACAATTTCCCTGCTGTGCATCATTACTGTCGCCAGTCATTATTCAACCTACAGCCTGTTACTTCCCGCTGTAGTGACGGACAAAAAAAATCCCTGCCGTGAAGCAGGGACTTTTGCATTGCTGATGCTGTGAACAATTACTTCGCCGCAAGCGCTTCGGATTGAAAAACGGTGCGCGGCTGATTTTTGTAATCGGTAATAATCACTTTTTCGGTGATGGAAGGGATGAAAGCAATCTCTTTCGAATTTTGTGAAAGAAAGCCGGATCCGAAATTCATTTCCATATGAATCCTGTGCCCGTCCTTCAGGTAGATGTCGGCATACCTGTCCTGCTCTGTGTATTTCACCTTGCTGCTATTGGTGTTCAGCTGGAAGGCAAACATCTTGTCGTTGTTGTTAGTGCCGAGTATTACAGGCGTCTGGTTTTTACCGACACTTATTACAGCCAGCGCCTTGGCATCCTTATCAGAGAAGAAACCGCTTTCGCGGCTTGGCAGGTAGGTGAAGTTGCCTTTACCGTCGCCGAGCAGTGTCTCGCCGATGAATGCATCATTGCGTTCCGTTTCCGATTCCTTGTTATAGAAATTGCCATGATACAAGAGGTCAAGGTTGCCGTCGCCATTTACATCATAGGCCAGCATACCGAACATGCTGGAGACCTGTGCGCGCACGGGCAACGGGCGCATTGCGAATTTACCGTTACCGAGGTTTTCGATATAAGAACTTGCCAGTGTATTTGCGGTGAGGTGATACGCTTTATCCAATCCTTTCGGTCCATAGATTTCTTTGGTGGAAGAAAGGGCGAATCCTGAATAGGTCTTGAATTCCTTGGCCAGCACCGGCATTTGTTCAGCGCTGTATTGCAGGTTCTTTACGGGATAACTTTGCCCGAAGTTATAGAACGAAATCACCACGTCGTTGGTGCCGTTCTTATCAAAGTCATATGCATACAGATCAATCGGTTCTTTTTCACTTGGCTTATAATAACGGGTATTGAGACCTTCATTGCCTGCGATATAATCCACATCGCCGTCATTATCGAAGTCACCAGAAACGAGACTGTTCCACCAGCCCGTCATATTTTGTAAACCGGTCTGACTGGTGATGTTATCGAATTTACCGTTGTTATTTTTCAGGAAGGTCACCGGCATCCATTCGCCACCGATAATGAGATCCAGTTTTTGATCATTGTCAAAATCAGTCCATACCGCTGAGCAAACGAGTCCTGCTTTTTCAAGTGAAGGTGCGATGGCAGCGGTTACATCCGTAAATTTCCCCTGGTCGTTTTTCAGGATTACGCTGCGTGCAGGTGTGGGATAATGCTGTGGTGTCAGTCTTCCGCCGATGAATAAATCAAGGTCGCCGTCATTATCATAATCTCCTGCCACCACACACGAACCGCTGGTAAATACATCAGGCAGTGCTTTATCGCCAGCGGCGAATTTTCCTTTGCCATCATTGATATACAGGTGATCGCGGTAATTTTTGTCTTCCATATTAAACTGGCTTCCGCCGGTAGCCACATAGAGGTCGAGATCTTTGTCACCATCAGCGTCAAAGAACAGTGCACCCATTTCATCCGCTGCCTTATCGGTAGCCCATGGCTGACCGTCTGAAACGGCGAACTCACCATTGGCTGACTGCAGGTACAGTGCTCCCGACT
It encodes:
- a CDS encoding Ig-like domain-containing protein, with protein sequence MLKKILSYSIIALLLQSCASQMAPTGGDKDITPPVPVRSNPDNLSIHFHAQKITITFNEFIQTGDFGSQVFFSPALKIKPQYRVHGKTLSITLNDTLKPQTTYTVNFGAAVKDITEGNIMVNYQYVFSTGDYIDSLNIQGIVRGAEDGLPKENVLAMLYSDQTDSVVAKERPSYYAHSAKDGHFEISHIKEGSYKLIGLRDQNADLQYSPGEDIAFSDSAIEIKDSTGFYALLLFKPAAEQQKLLGAHASQPGRISIAFAKPINQLQVTPLTVRKADSVIQYNAARDTAVFFLNDITSDSITLQLKDGDFTDTIAVRMKPVNEKDKVLLPKFTITSALKGGRSSQQQAPDKPMLLQFSTPVTMLMPGKVLLLTNDTTKVSTPAAANLVADTLTLRKRGEVYFPFSEKTSYTLMIPDSAFRDVYGRFNDSVSITFVTFEKSATGNLLLKVTTDSLHTYFYELSNSSREVVARGKLKHGLTELQFNAMRPGDYSLKVIEDMNGNNRWDTGSYWKHLQPEKIYNYTDDITLRANWDLEVEMTVGSMQHLKSNR